The DNA window CGATATCCCCTATTCGCTTACCTACAACGGCTACTTCAATTGCTTTGTAAAGACTTTCCTTTGTAACCTTTAAAAGGTTCAAAATTTCAGGCTTTACATCACCAATTGCAAAAGTATAAGCAGAATCACCAAAAAATTTATTTTTGATTACTCCACAATCAACAGAAACAATATCACCGTCTTTTAATTCATACTTACCGGGTATTCCATGGACTACTTGTGAATTAACTGAAATACACAATGAGTTCGGGAAACCGTTATAATTTAAAAAAGCAGGTATTGCTTTGTGATCATTAATAAACTCAAATGCTAATTTATCCAATGATAAGGTAGTAACACCAGGTTTAATAACTTTTGCAACTTCGGCTAAAGTTTTTCCAACAAGTAAAGAACTTTCTCGTATTAACTCTATTTCTTCTTTCGTTTTATAATACAAGCCTTTCACGCTCTGCTTTCCCCTCTTCTTATATTAAGCTGTAGTCATACTCATTGAAGAGCGACCTTTTATTCTTCCATTCTTCATTAATCCATCATAATGACGCATTAACAAATGACTTTCAATTTGTTGTAATGTATCTAAAACAACACCCACCAAAATCAACAATGATGTTCCTCCAAAAAATTGAGCAAATCCAGCGTCAACATTCAATAAGTATGCAAAAGCAGGTAAAATTGCTACAAATGCTAACAAAATAGAACCAGGCAATGTAATTCTGGACATTACCGCATCAATGAATTCAGCTGTTTTTTTACCCGGTACAACCCCTGGAACAAAACCACCATTACGTTTCATATCCTCTGCCATTTGGTTTGGATTTACAGTAATAGCGGTATAAAAATATGTAAAAACAATAATCAATAGCGCAAATACTAAATTATACCAAAAACCATTGTGGTTTGACAATGCGCCTAATACACCTGTTAATGATTCAGATTGAGTATAAGAAATAACTGTAATCGGAATAAACATAATTGCTTGAGCAAAAATGATTGGCATTACACCAGCTGCATTCACTTTCAAAGGAATGTATTGGCGAGTGCCACCGTATTGTTTGCTACCAACAATTTTCTTCGCGTATTGCACAGGAATTTTGCGGGTACCTTGAACCAACATAATTGATCCAACAATGATTAATAATAAAAGAACGATTTCGATTAATAACATAATTAATCCACCGCCTCCACCTTCGCCACCTAAGCGGTTAGCAAATTCTTGTAAGAAAGACTCAGGCAAACGAGCAATGATACCAATCATAATGATTAACGAAATTCCATTACCAATACCTTTATCGGTAATTTTTTCACCCAACCACATTACAAACATAGTACCTGTAACCAAAATCAAAATAGATTGTGCCATCCAACCAAAACCTGCATCAGCAACAACACCTGCTTTATTTGTAATTTGGGTAGCAATGTAACCAGGGGCTTGCATCAATGTAATACCTACAGTTAAAAAACGAGTAATTTGATTTATTTTTTTACGGCCGCTTTCACCTGACATTTGAAGCTTACGGAAATAAGGTAAAGCCATACCTAACAACTGCACTACAATGGATGCAGAGATATAAGGCATGATTCCTAAACCAAAAACAGAAGCACGAGAGAAGGCACCATTTGCAAAAATATTAATCAAGCCGATTATTCCTTCGTTAGATGTCTTACTTGCATCAGAAAGTGCTTTCGCGTCTACTCCAGGAAGAACGACATATGAACCCAAACGGTAAACCAAAATAAGTCCGAGCGTCATAAGAATACGACTTCTCAGCTCTTCGATTTTCCAAATGTTTTTTAATGTATTTATAAAGTTTTTCATAAAACAGTATTACTGTGTTTAATTAAGCTTTTTCAACTGAAACAGCTGATCCGCCTTTTGCTTCAATTGCAGATTTTGCAGATGCAGAAAATGCATGCACAGAAACATCTACTTTAGATTTTAGTTCACCACGACCAAGCACTTTCACTTTGTCGTTTTTGTGAGCCAATCCTTTTGATATCAAAAATGCTAAATCGATTGTAGCAACTTTGTTGTTATCTACTAAGCCTTGAATAACATCTAAGTTAATTCCACGATATTCAACACGGTTAATATTTTTAAATCCGAATTTCGGAACACGTCTTTGTAATGGCATTTGACCACCTTCAAAACCTCTTTTCGCAGAGTATCCGGAACGTGACTGAGCACCTTTGTGACCTTTTGTTGATGTTACGCCTTTTCCTGATCCTTGACCTCTACCTAAACGCTTTTTAGCATTTTTTACAGAACCTTCTGCTGGTGTTAATTTACTTAAGTTCATCTTTTTAATTTTATAATTTTTGATTTTTAGATTCTAACAAATCTAAATTTCTACAATTTATTTTTACTTAATTACGGTTATCAAATGAGCTACTTTGTTTACCATTCCCATTACTTGAGGAGTTGCTTCCTTCTCAATTGTTTGGTGCATTTTGATAAAGCCTAAAGCGCGCAAAGTACGTTTTTGACGAACTGTTTGTCCGATTCCGCTTTTTACTTGTTTAATTTTAATTGTTGCCATTTTTATTTTAGTTTAAAGTTTGAAAGTTTAAGGTTTAAAGTTTTTCAACTTTTCAACTTTGAACTTTTAACTTATTTTTATCCGTTAAATACTTTTTCCATTGAGATACCACGTGTTTGCGCTACAGTTGCAGCATCACGCATTTTCATCAACGCATCCATTGTTGCTTTCACAACGTTATGAGGGTTTGAAGAACCTTTAGATTTTGCCAATACGTCTGTAACACCAACGCTTTCTAAAACTGCACGCATCGCACCACCTGCAATAACACCGGTACCATGAGCTGCTGGTTTTAAGAAAACCAAAGATCCACTGAATTTGCCCAATTGTTCGTGAGGAACAGTTCCTTTAACAATAGCAACTTTAATCAGATTCTTTTTAGCATCATCAATTCCTTTAGTAATAGCATCCGTAACCTCTTTTGCTTTTCCTAAACCATAACCAACAATCCCTTTTTCGTTTCCAACTACAACGATAGCTGAAAAGGTGAAGTTTCTACCTCCTTTAGTAACTTTCGTTACACGTTGGATACGAACAAGTTTATCTTTTAGTTCGATATCACTTGATTTTACTCGTTTAAGGTTTGCGTTTGACATTATCTGTTATTTTTAGATTCAGTCCCGATAACGGGATTTAATTTTTTACATTAGAATTTTAAACCAGCTTCACGAGCACCTTCTGCTAATGATTTCACACGTCCATGATACAAATAACCATTTCTATCAAAACGAACAGATGAAATTCCTGCTTTAATTGCTTTTTCAGCGATTGCTTTACCAACCAATTTCGCTTGGTCAATTTTATTTCCTTTTGCATCAGCGATTCCTTTGTCAGTTGAAGATGCTGCTACCAATGTTTTTTCAGCAACATCATCAATCAATTGAACGTAGATACCTTTGTTACTTCTGAAAACAGACAAGCGTGGGCTTTGAGCGTCTCCGTTAACTACTTTACGGATACGTTGTTTAATTCTGTTTCTTCTGAAATCTTTTGTATTAGCCATTTTATTTACCTTATTTCTGCCCCATTTTTGCGGGGCAATTAAATTCTTATTTATTATTTACCTGCAGATTTACCGGCTTTTCTTCTTAAGATCTCACCTGTAAATTTAATACCTTTACCTTTGTAAGGCTCAGGTTTACGCAATGAACGGATTTTAGCAGCAACAGCTCCTAACAATTGCTTATCTGCTGATTCCAAAATAATTTTTGGATTCGAACCCTTTTCAGTTGCCGTAGTAACTTTAACTTCTGCCGGTAACTCGAAAGCAACGTTATGAGAGAAACCCAAGGTTAATTCTAACATTTGTCCTTTATTAGCTGCACGATAACCAACACCAACAAGTTCTTGTTCTGTTTTATATCCTTCACTAACACCTTTTATCATTGAAGCCAATAATGCGCGGTACAAACCGTGCATTGCTTTGTGACGTTTTTGCTCAGTAGCACGAATTACAGTTAAAACACCATCTGTGTTTGAAACAGTAATTGCTGAATCCATAGCTTGCGTTAAAGTTCCCTTTGGCCCTTTAACAGTTGCAACATTCTTATCAGAAACATTGAACTCAACTCCTTTCGGAAGTGTGATTGGTAATTTACCTATTCTTGACATTTTTCTTTCCTCCTAAATATTAATAAACATAGCACAATACTTCGCCACCTACTTTTTGTGTTTTCGCTTCTTTATCAGTCATTACACCTTTAGAAGTAGAAATAATAGCGATACCTAACCCGTTTAAAACGCGAGGTAATTCTGTTGAACCGGCATATTTTCTTAAACCCGGGGAACTCACTCTTTCAAGATTTTTGATAGCCGACTGTTTGTTAACAGGGTGGTATTTCAAAGCAATTTTAATAGTGCCTTGAGCGGTTGTATCTTCAAATTTGTAGCTAAGGATGTAGCCTTTTTCAAAAAGGATCTTTGTGATCTCTTTTTTTAGGTTAGAAGAAGGAATCTCTACGATTCTGTGGTTTGCTTTGATAGCATTTCTCACTCTTGTGAGGTAATCTGCAATTGTATCTGTCATTTTATTTGGTTTTATATGTTATCCCGCGAACAGGATAATTATACATGAATACTCTTTTTTAGTAATCGAGCTGAATTACCAGCTTGATTTGGTCAATCCAGGAATCAAACCGTCAAGCACCATTTCACGGAACTGATTACGTGAAATACCGAATTGACGCATATACCCTCTCGGACGACCAGTTAATTTACAACGGTTACGTTGACGAGTTGGTGATGAAGCTCTTGGTAATTTTTGTAATCCAACTGAATCACCTGCAGCTTTTAAAGCAGCTCTTCTTTCAGCGTATAGATCAGCAAGTCTCTTACGTTTAACTTCTCTTGCTTTCATTGATTCTTTTGCCATTCTTTTTCTTTATTTAGGATTTGTGATTTAGTCCCGTACGTACGGGACTAATTCCTTAATTTATTTCTTTTGATTTTTAAAAGGTAATCCGAATTCACTTAACAATGCTAATGCTTCTCCATCAGAAGTTGCAGAAGTTACAAAGGTAATATCCATACCCATGATTTTGCTAACTTTATCAATATCAATTTCCGGAAAAATGATTTGTTCAGTAACTCCTAATGTATAGTTACCACTTCCATCAAACCCTTTATCGTTGATTCCTCTGAAGTCACGGATACGTGGAAGAGCAACAGAAATTAATCTGTCTAAAAACTCATACATTGTATCGCCACGAAGCGTTACTCTCACTCCAATAGGAACACCTTTACGAAGTTTAAAGTTAGAGATATCTTTCTTAGAAATGGTAGACACAGCTTTTTGTCCGCTGATCGTTGTCATTTCCTTAATAGCACCTTCAATCAACTTTTTATCAGAAACAGCGTCTCCAACACCTTGATTAAGGCATATTTTTTGAAGTTTAGGCACTTGCATAGAACTGCTGTAACCGTACTTTTTTTGTAAAGCTGGAACTACGTCCGCTTTATATTTGTCTTTTAAACGTGGTGAATAAGCCATTATTTAATTACCTCCCCTGTCTTTTTTGAGTAACGTACTAATTTTTTCGATTTTTCATCTAATTTGCGACCAACGCGGGTCACTTTACCTGTTCCTGGTTCAACTAGCATTAAGTTTGAAACATGAACTGACGCTTCTTTTTTAATAATTCCGCCTTGAGGATTTTTTGCATCCGGTTTAGTATGTTTCGATACTAAATTAACTCCTTCAACAACGGCACGGTTTTTAACTTTATCGATTGATAAAACTTTACCTTCCTGACCTTTTGAGTCTCCTGCAAGAACTTTTACTAAGTCGTCTTTTTTGATATGTAATTTAACTTTCATTGTTTTTTATTTTGTTCCAAGGCTCAGACCTTGGCTATAATTATAATACTTCCGGTGCTAAAGAGATGATTTTCATAAAATTTTTATCTCTCAGTTCACGAGCTACTGGTCCGAAAATACGGGTTCCTCTTAACTCGTCTGTAGCGTTTAACAATACAACAGCGTTGTCATCAAAACGAATATAAGAACCATCCGGACGGCTGATTTCTTTTCTTGTTCTAACTACTACCGCTTTTGAAACAGCTCCTTTTTTAATGTTTCCAGAAGGTAAAGCGTGTTTTACAGTTACTACCACTTTATCTCCAATTGAAGCATATCTTTTTTTCGTACCGCCTAGTACACGGATAACCAGTACTTCTTTCGCACCGCTGTTATCAGCTACTAATAATCTTGATTCCTGTTGTACCATTTTTTTATTTATCTAGTTTGGGTTGATAAACTAATTTTTAGTCAGCGCACCCCAAAGGTTTTTGTTTAACTATTTCGCTCTTTCGATTACTTCAACCAGTCTCCAGCATTTGTTTTTGCTGATTGGACGTGTTTCAATAATTTTTACGGTATCACCGATATTGCAAGTGTTTGCATCATCGTGCGCAACAAACTTAGTCGTTTTGTTTACGAACTTACCATATTTCGGGTGTTTTACTTTACGTTCAACCGCTACAACAATGGATTTTTCCATTTTGTTACTGGTAACTGTACCAATTTTTTCTTTTCTTAAATTTCTTTCCATTGTTTGAAATTATTTTTTAGCCTCAGCAATTTGTCTTGAGCGAAGTTCTGTTTGTAATCTAGCTACTGTTTTTCTGTTAGCAGTGATGCTAGCAGGATTTTCAATAGGAGATACTGAATGATTCAACTTTAATTTAGACAAAGAAACTTTTTGTTCTTTGATTCTGTCGTTAAGATCAGTAGTTGAAAGTTGTTTGATATCTTCTTGTTTCATTTTTGTTGATGTTCTTTAATATATTAGTTTGCTTCTGCAGCGTAATCTCTTCTAACAATAAACTTTGTTGTTACAGGTAATTTTTGTGCAGCTAAACGCAATGCTTCTTTTGCAACTTCCATAGGAACGCCTTCTGCTTCAAACATGATACGCCCCGGTTTCACTACTGCAACCCAATATTCAGGAGCACCTTTACCTTTACCCATACGAACCTCTGCAGGCTTAGAAGTAATTGGTTTATCAGGGAATACACGAATCCAGATTTGACCTTCACGTTTCATAAAACGAGTAACTGCAACCCTTGCAGCTTCTAACTGACGAGCTGTAACCCAGCATCCTTCAGTTGCCTTTAATCCAAATGAACCGAATGAAAGTTGATCGCCACGCTTCGCGTTGCCTTTCATCTTCATTTTGTGCATCTTTCTAAATTTGGTTCTTTTCGGCTGTAACATTATTTCTTATTTTTTGATTTTTTTCCCGATAACTTAGGGATAAAATTATTTATTTTTAGTTTTAATTACTTTCTCTCTCTTCTGTCGTTTCCACCTTTTCTAGGTCCGCCAGTTCCACGTTTTTCAAACTTTGGATTTCCAGTTTTTGGAGCTCCACCTTTACCATCTTTAGCACCGGCAGCAGCGTTTCCTACATTTGGAGAAAGGTCACGTTTTCCATAAACTTCTCCTTTGCAGATCCAAACTTTAACTCCGATACGACCATAGGTTGTATGTGCTTCACCCAATGCATAATCGATATCTGCACGCAATGTATGTAATGGTGTACGTCCTTCTTTATACCCTTCAACACGTGCCATCTCAGCTCCAGCCAAACGACCAGAACATTTTACTTTAATTCCTTCTGCACCCATTCTCATTGTAGAAGCAACTGCCATTTTCACAGCTCTACGGAAAGAGATACGGCCTTCAATTTGACGAGCAATACTATCAGCAACTAAACGAGCATCTAATTCAGGACGTTTAATTTCAAAAATATTGATTTGAATATCTTTTTTAGTAATCTTTTTTAATTCTTCTTTGATTTTATCAACTTCAGCTCCACCTTTACCGATAATAATTCCAGGACGAGATGTGTTAATAGTAACAGTAATAATTTTCACTGTTCGCTCGATCACAATTTTTGAAATACTCGCTTTTGCCAAACGTGCTTTCAAATATGTTCTAATTTTGTGATCTTCTACTAATTTGTCGGCAAAGTTTTTACCACCATACCAGTTAGAATCCCATCCTTTAATGATGCCTAAACGTAAGCCTACCGGATTTGCTTTTTGTCCCATTGAAAATTATTATTTAGTTTCTTCTTGTTTCTTGTTTGATACTTTTTTCTTTTCTTCTACTTTTTTGCTGTCAACAACAATCGTAACGTGGTTTGAACGTTTTCTGATTCTGTTTGCACGTCCTTGTGGAGCTGTTCTTAAACGCTTCATTTGAAGTGCGCTATCAACAAAAATTTCTTTCACAACCAAGTTGCTGTCTTCAGGACGTTGTCCTGTTTTCGCTTCGTAGTTTGAAATTGCTGATGCCAACAATTTTTCTAATCTTCCGGAAGCTTCTTTTGGATTGAATTTTAAAATATTCAAAGCCATAAATACTTCTTTACCTCTGATAAGGTCGGCCAACAATCTCATTTTACGAGGAGATGTAGGGCAATTTTTCAAGACAGCAAAATATCTGCTTTTGTTTGCCTCTTTGCGAGCATCTGCCGCGTTTTGTTTTCTAACACCCATTTTACTTGTATATTATAAATCTCTTAATAACTATTTTGCTACTTTATCTTTGTTTCCAGAGTGACCTCTGAACGTACGTGTTGGTGCAAATTCACCAAATTTATGTCCAACCATGTTCTCTGTAACATAAACCGGAATAAATTTATTCCCGTTGTGAACCGCTACTGTTAATCCAACGAAATCCGGAGAAATCATTGATCTGCGAGACCAAGTTTTGATTACTGTTTTTTTACCTGAAGCTTGAAGATCTAATAATTTTTTCTCAAGTTTCCAGTCGATAAAAGGACCTTTTTTTAATGAACGTGCCATCTATTTTTGTTTTTAGGTTGTGAATCTCAAATTGATTGAGACCATTAAACCGTTATTAAATTATTTTTTTCTTCTTTCGATAATGTATTTGTTAGAAGCCTTTTTCGGATAACGTGTTTTATATCCTTTAGAAGGCAATCCAGTACGAGAACGTGGGTGACCACCTGAAGCTCTACCTTCACCACCACCCATTGGATGATCCACAGGGTTCATTGCAACCGGACGAGTTCTCGGTCTGCGACCTTGCCAACGTGTACGACCAGCTTTACCGCTGATTTCCAAGTTGTGATCCGCATTCGATACTGTACCAATTGTAGCCATACAAGTAACTAACACCATACGTGTTTCACCTGAAGGCATTTTAATGATTGCATATTTCCCATCTCTTGCACTCAATTGAGCAGCAGAACCAGCACTACGAGCCATAATAGCTCCTTGTCCCGGACGCAATTCAATATTGTGAATAGCTGTTCCTAATGGAATATCAGATAAATAAAGTGCGTTTCCTACTTCAGGAGCAGCATCTTTACCAGATACAATTTTTTGTCCTACTTGCAAACCGCTTGGAGCAACGATATAACGTTTTTCTCCATCAGCATAAACAACTAAAGCAATACGAGCGGTACGATTTGGATCGTACTCGATTGTTTTAACTGTTGCAGGAATACCTTGTTTATCTCTTTTGAAATCGATGATACGATACTGTTGTTTGTGACCACCACCAATGTAGCGCATAGTCATTTTACCTGTATTATCGCGACCTCCGGATTTTTTTACCGGTACCAACAAACTTTTTTCTGGTTTGCCGTGTGTGATATCATCGTTATCACTTACTAATTTAAAACGTTGCCCTGGGGTTAGGGGTCTAAATTTCTTTAAAGCCATCTCAGTTTTTTTATTTTCACAGGTTACAAACCTGTATAATTATTTCCTTATTTTTCTTAAGTAGATTTTCTTCTACTCATAGGTTGGTTAAAACCTTCCTATTACTAAATGCTTGCGTAAAAATCAATTGCTTCGCCTGCTTTAAGCGTTACAACTGCTTTTTTATGCTGGTTCACTCTACCAATAGCAATACCTTTTGTAGTGTTACGGGTTTTCACTTTTCCAACATAATTTTGTGTGTTTACTGACTCAACAGTAACACCATATAATTTTTCAACAGCTGATTTTATTTCCACTTTGTTAGCAGCTTTTGCCACTACAAAACCATAGCGATTAAATTTTTCGCCTTGGGCTGTCATTTTTTCGGTTATAACCGGTTTTACTATCACGTTCATCTTATTAATTGCTTAATAAATTTTCAATTTCCTTCACTGAACTCTCTACCAATAACAAATTACTTGCGTTCAAAATATCGTAAGTGTTTAAATCCGAAGCAGTTACGACTTTTGCATTGGTCAAATTTCGGGACGACAAATATATGTTTTTATTTGATTCCCCCAACACTAATAGTGTTTTTTTATCTGAAAGCTTCAAATTATTGATTAGATCAGCATATTTCTGAGTTTTTGGAGAATCAAAAGTAAAATCTTCCAAAACTGTAATATTACTTCCTTGAGCTTTATAAGTTAAAGCAGATAGACGAGCCAAACGCTTTAATTTTTTATTCAATTTAAAAGAGTAATCTCTTGGACGTGGACCAAAAATACGGCCACCACCTACGATTGTACCAGATTTGATACTACCTGCACGTGCTCCACCTGTACCTTTTTGTTTCTTTAATTTTTTAGTTGAACCAGAAACTTCATTTCTTTCTTTCGACTTATGAGTTCCTTGACGTTTATTTGCTAAGTGTTGTTTCACATCCAAATAAATGGCATGGTCATTCGGCTCGATGCCAAAGATTGCATCGTTTAAGCTCACCTTCTTAGAAGTAGCTTTACCGCTTATATTTAAAATTGATACTTCCATTTTATTTCTCGATTGTAACGTATGAACCTTTTGCACCTGCGATAGACCCTTTTACAATTAAAAGGTTTTTATCTGCAATTACTTTTACTACTTCTAAGTTTTGAATTTTTACACGGTCTCCACCTGTTCTTCCAGCCATTCTCATTCCTTTGAATACGCGTGAAGGCCAAGATGATGCACCCAATGATCCTGGCGCACGTTGACGATCATGTTGTCCATGTGTTGATCCTCCAACACCACCAAAACCGTGACGTTTAACAACACCTTGAAAACCTTTACCTTTTGAAGTACCTGCTACATCGATAAAGTCACCTTCAACGAATAAATCAACAGTAACTACTTCACCAAGATTTTTCTCAGTTTCGAAGTATTTAAATTCAACCAATTTACGTTTAGGAGTGGTAGCGGCTTTAGCAAAGTGACCTTTCATTGCAGAAGAAGTATGTTTTTCCTTCTTCTCATCGAATGCCAATTGTACTGAAGCGTATCCGTCTTTCTCCAAGGTTTTTACTTGCGTAACAACGCAAGGACCAGCTTCAATAACTGTGCATGGTATATATTTACCATTGGCACTGAAGATACTGGTCATTCCAATTTTTTTACCTATTATTCCAGACATTTTTATTTATTTATTATTTGTTTTTTATTACGATGCTTTGATTTCTACTTCTACTCCACTTGGTAATTCTAATTTCATAAGTGCATCAACTGTTTTAGAAGTTGAGTTGTAGATGTCTAATAATCTTTTGTATGAGCACAATTGAAATTGTTCACGTGCTTTTTTGTTTACGTGTGGTGAACGCAAAACTGTGTAGATTTTTTTCTGTGTCGGCAATGGAATCGGTCCACTAACAACAGCTCCTGTCATTTTCACAGTCTTAACAATTTTCTCAGCAGACTTATCAACTAAGTTGAAGTCGTAAGATTTTAATTTGATTCTGATTTTTTGGCTCATAGTTTTATTTGATAAAGAACGATGTTA is part of the Bacteroidota bacterium genome and encodes:
- the secY gene encoding preprotein translocase subunit SecY, with the protein product MKNFINTLKNIWKIEELRSRILMTLGLILVYRLGSYVVLPGVDAKALSDASKTSNEGIIGLINIFANGAFSRASVFGLGIMPYISASIVVQLLGMALPYFRKLQMSGESGRKKINQITRFLTVGITLMQAPGYIATQITNKAGVVADAGFGWMAQSILILVTGTMFVMWLGEKITDKGIGNGISLIIMIGIIARLPESFLQEFANRLGGEGGGGGLIMLLIEIVLLLLIIVGSIMLVQGTRKIPVQYAKKIVGSKQYGGTRQYIPLKVNAAGVMPIIFAQAIMFIPITVISYTQSESLTGVLGALSNHNGFWYNLVFALLIIVFTYFYTAITVNPNQMAEDMKRNGGFVPGVVPGKKTAEFIDAVMSRITLPGSILLAFVAILPAFAYLLNVDAGFAQFFGGTSLLILVGVVLDTLQQIESHLLMRHYDGLMKNGRIKGRSSMSMTTA
- the map gene encoding type I methionyl aminopeptidase encodes the protein MKGLYYKTKEEIELIRESSLLVGKTLAEVAKVIKPGVTTLSLDKLAFEFINDHKAIPAFLNYNGFPNSLCISVNSQVVHGIPGKYELKDGDIVSVDCGVIKNKFFGDSAYTFAIGDVKPEILNLLKVTKESLYKAIEVAVVGKRIGDIGDAVQVNAEINGFSVVRELVGHGVGQSLHEAPEVPNYGKKGTGLKLQEGLVIAIEPMINMGKKAIRQHNDGWTITTADNMPSAHFEHTIAIGKNKADILSSFEFVEEVLNKK
- the rpsS gene encoding 30S ribosomal protein S19 yields the protein MARSLKKGPFIDWKLEKKLLDLQASGKKTVIKTWSRRSMISPDFVGLTVAVHNGNKFIPVYVTENMVGHKFGEFAPTRTFRGHSGNKDKVAK
- the rpmD gene encoding 50S ribosomal protein L30; amino-acid sequence: MATIKIKQVKSGIGQTVRQKRTLRALGFIKMHQTIEKEATPQVMGMVNKVAHLITVIK
- the rplV gene encoding 50S ribosomal protein L22; the protein is MGVRKQNAADARKEANKSRYFAVLKNCPTSPRKMRLLADLIRGKEVFMALNILKFNPKEASGRLEKLLASAISNYEAKTGQRPEDSNLVVKEIFVDSALQMKRLRTAPQGRANRIRKRSNHVTIVVDSKKVEEKKKVSNKKQEETK
- the rplX gene encoding 50S ribosomal protein L24, which produces MKVKLHIKKDDLVKVLAGDSKGQEGKVLSIDKVKNRAVVEGVNLVSKHTKPDAKNPQGGIIKKEASVHVSNLMLVEPGTGKVTRVGRKLDEKSKKLVRYSKKTGEVIK
- the rpsE gene encoding 30S ribosomal protein S5, giving the protein MSNANLKRVKSSDIELKDKLVRIQRVTKVTKGGRNFTFSAIVVVGNEKGIVGYGLGKAKEVTDAITKGIDDAKKNLIKVAIVKGTVPHEQLGKFSGSLVFLKPAAHGTGVIAGGAMRAVLESVGVTDVLAKSKGSSNPHNVVKATMDALMKMRDAATVAQTRGISMEKVFNG
- the rplF gene encoding 50S ribosomal protein L6; this translates as MSRIGKLPITLPKGVEFNVSDKNVATVKGPKGTLTQAMDSAITVSNTDGVLTVIRATEQKRHKAMHGLYRALLASMIKGVSEGYKTEQELVGVGYRAANKGQMLELTLGFSHNVAFELPAEVKVTTATEKGSNPKIILESADKQLLGAVAAKIRSLRKPEPYKGKGIKFTGEILRRKAGKSAGK
- the rpsN gene encoding 30S ribosomal protein S14 yields the protein MAKESMKAREVKRKRLADLYAERRAALKAAGDSVGLQKLPRASSPTRQRNRCKLTGRPRGYMRQFGISRNQFREMVLDGLIPGLTKSSW
- the rplN gene encoding 50S ribosomal protein L14; this translates as MVQQESRLLVADNSGAKEVLVIRVLGGTKKRYASIGDKVVVTVKHALPSGNIKKGAVSKAVVVRTRKEISRPDGSYIRFDDNAVVLLNATDELRGTRIFGPVARELRDKNFMKIISLAPEVL
- the rplE gene encoding 50S ribosomal protein L5 is translated as MAYSPRLKDKYKADVVPALQKKYGYSSSMQVPKLQKICLNQGVGDAVSDKKLIEGAIKEMTTISGQKAVSTISKKDISNFKLRKGVPIGVRVTLRGDTMYEFLDRLISVALPRIRDFRGINDKGFDGSGNYTLGVTEQIIFPEIDIDKVSKIMGMDITFVTSATSDGEALALLSEFGLPFKNQKK
- the rpmC gene encoding 50S ribosomal protein L29, with translation MKQEDIKQLSTTDLNDRIKEQKVSLSKLKLNHSVSPIENPASITANRKTVARLQTELRSRQIAEAKK
- the rplP gene encoding 50S ribosomal protein L16; the encoded protein is MLQPKRTKFRKMHKMKMKGNAKRGDQLSFGSFGLKATEGCWVTARQLEAARVAVTRFMKREGQIWIRVFPDKPITSKPAEVRMGKGKGAPEYWVAVVKPGRIMFEAEGVPMEVAKEALRLAAQKLPVTTKFIVRRDYAAEAN
- the rpsQ gene encoding 30S ribosomal protein S17, with the protein product MERNLRKEKIGTVTSNKMEKSIVVAVERKVKHPKYGKFVNKTTKFVAHDDANTCNIGDTVKIIETRPISKNKCWRLVEVIERAK
- a CDS encoding 50S ribosomal protein L18; translation: MANTKDFRRNRIKQRIRKVVNGDAQSPRLSVFRSNKGIYVQLIDDVAEKTLVAASSTDKGIADAKGNKIDQAKLVGKAIAEKAIKAGISSVRFDRNGYLYHGRVKSLAEGAREAGLKF
- the rpsC gene encoding 30S ribosomal protein S3; this encodes MGQKANPVGLRLGIIKGWDSNWYGGKNFADKLVEDHKIRTYLKARLAKASISKIVIERTVKIITVTINTSRPGIIIGKGGAEVDKIKEELKKITKKDIQINIFEIKRPELDARLVADSIARQIEGRISFRRAVKMAVASTMRMGAEGIKVKCSGRLAGAEMARVEGYKEGRTPLHTLRADIDYALGEAHTTYGRIGVKVWICKGEVYGKRDLSPNVGNAAAGAKDGKGGAPKTGNPKFEKRGTGGPRKGGNDRRERK
- the rpsH gene encoding 30S ribosomal protein S8, translated to MTDTIADYLTRVRNAIKANHRIVEIPSSNLKKEITKILFEKGYILSYKFEDTTAQGTIKIALKYHPVNKQSAIKNLERVSSPGLRKYAGSTELPRVLNGLGIAIISTSKGVMTDKEAKTQKVGGEVLCYVY
- the rplO gene encoding 50S ribosomal protein L15, encoding MNLSKLTPAEGSVKNAKKRLGRGQGSGKGVTSTKGHKGAQSRSGYSAKRGFEGGQMPLQRRVPKFGFKNINRVEYRGINLDVIQGLVDNNKVATIDLAFLISKGLAHKNDKVKVLGRGELKSKVDVSVHAFSASAKSAIEAKGGSAVSVEKA